Part of the Danio rerio strain Tuebingen ecotype United States chromosome 12, GRCz12tu, whole genome shotgun sequence genome, TAAACcagctatttacatggcagaaactcaatgcatttaggcatgtagatatggtcaagacgatctgctgcagttcaaacccagcatcagaatgggcaagaaatgtgatttaagtgactttgaacatggcatggttgttggtgccagatgggctggtctgagtatttcagaaactgctgatagacagggattttcaagcacaaccatctgtagggtttacagaaaatggtccaaaaaaaaagaaaatatccagtgagtggcaggtCTGTGGGTACAAATGGTGTTGATgcttgatgtcagaggagaatggccagactccagctgatagaaagaaaccactctttacaaccgaagtatgcagaagagcatctctgaacacacaacatgtccaaccttgaggcggatgggctacagcagcagaagatcacattAGGTGCCACTCTTGCCATctaagaacaagaaactaaatctacaattcacacaggctcaccaaaactgaacaaaagaagattggaaaaatgttgccaggttgagtctcaatttttgctgtgacattcggatggtagggtcagaatttggcatcaacaacataagcATCGatacatcctgccttgtatcaatggttcaggctggtggtgctggtgtaatggtgtgggggatattttcttggcacacttttggcccattaggactaattgagcattgtgtttacaccacagcctacctgagtattgttgctgaccatgtccatccacttatgaccacagtgtacccatcttctgatggctacttccgtcaggataacgtgccatgttaTAAAGTacgaatcatctcaaactggtttattgaacatgacaatgatttcactgtgctcaaatggcttccacagtcatcagaactcaattcaataaagcacctttggaatgtggtggaacgagagattcacaCCATGgctgtgcagctgacaaatctgcagcaactgcatgatgctatcatgtcaatatggaccaaaatctcttagGATTATTTCCAGCATCTTGTTAAATCTATGACACGAAGCATTAAAGGTGCACCTAgttagatgtacctaataaagtagcagGTGTATGTATATGAATAGATGCTCACTAAACCACTCCAGAAAAACACTAGATATGCTTCCATCCACCTATATTTATGCACGTTTCGCAAtatctgaaatgctgttttggcTTAAATCCTACAGCCAATGTTTGTCATCTAAGTGGTTCGGTACTATTACCTCACAGAATAGTCTTGAGCGACTGCGCTCCCAAAAAGTGGTCTCATGGCTCTAACAGTCATCTCATCAAGGGCGTAAAATTGTTATGGACGGAGGGGACGTGTCTCCACCAATATCCACCACTTACTGAAATGTTCCTACTGTACCAATAATTTAACAGActtcaaaattaaaaaatgctcCACTAACCCTTAGTAAACTACATGTGCACAAAGTCAATTCActacaagttcagtcatacgatTAACCAAAATTGTGCAATAAATCAAAATTTGGTTTTGATTTTGGCCTccatgattatgaaaaacaatagGGATATAAGTTCAATTGTGTCCCACAtctctaaatttctctacattgatacCTCCTCAAAGCCCAACTGCATTAAAATCATGTAAACTGACTTTTTCCAGCATGGGACGtggttgttatttgtattattaagtgtttattttatattattgagtactttattcatgtttttaaaaagcgcaAAAAAGAATTTGTGCTGTTCAATGCATGTGCTCCAGGGATGAAGGCCTATGTTCCCACTTAAGGCAAGAGCTAATCTACGCCCTTGCATCTCATTCATTGTATTTGGTCTtcatcttctgaggtgcaagtaattaTATAAGAAAAAGGCCCACAATAGCTTCTCCTAACAGAGCAAAATCCATTTTTCCTTTTtgtatttggtgccagtttatcagAAAGATGAAATTGTGTTCTCTTTGAGTCATTGAATGGAAAACTGCTTGATTTGCGCCTGCTGTCTTGCAATGGTCAATGTGACATtgcacacattaaaaataatagttttccaAGATGACACCGCAATGGGGGCTAGCTATTTAGTAAACATCATTCCCCTGAACCCAAGAAGCACATTAGCAAATAATGCTAGACGTTGGAGCCAGAACAACCAGACAGGTCAAACTCAGCTCTATTACCTTACTCCCATATGAGTTACAGCACCTGTAGTCAAATCTAGAGTCAGCTTGTTTCAAGTGATGATAAACCACATTTGACCATGCCAATATGGCAGACGGCTTATATATAGTGGCCCATAGTAACAACCCCTAATGAGGCATctatctattgaccttattcttcaatgcggactTGCACTCGTCATTTGTTTTTCAACTTCCGATTCAgccgcctatgggagaaatgactatgaATAAGAAAATGCAGAAGACAGTCAAACTACTGTACTTGTTCATGGCTATAAGGACAAAGCAGAATaacataataagaaaatatcagtttgcaacatcaagcagaagaacaagctgttttaatgtctaaaaagaaATGAAACCGGAAGTCTCGacccaaaaagattcaaatgctGCGCCCGCTCGTACGCAAAGAATAAGGTCGATATATTTCTAATGTTTTGGATTTTGTTGCTTCTGTCATATGGAAAAATTCTACCAGTGATTGCttctttaaaaaatttaagaAGCACTTTCTGGATTCATAGCTTTAACATTGCGAAATAAGTAACGGTACAAATTTTcataattacaaatatatttggtATGTTTACAGCAGTTTATATTAGAGTGAATAGTTTATGCAGCcaataaaaaggaaaagaaatgtacaaatctctttaaaaaagtaatgcttTTAATACAAGCATTTGACGAGCAATCTGCAAAACTTGCCGTGTACGTTACAGCTGTTTGCACAACACTACATATCAGacacaaacagaaaaacccaAATAAATAGTGTGAAATAATGTCCAAGAGAAGATATGTTCTTACTCAACCTAAATTACTCGGAGATTGTATGACTAAGTAAGATTAGGTAAGAATCAAAGAACATATCAGAGATAAAACTCTTAAATGAGACTAACAAAGTTCATGAGAGTACAACATAGTgcttgaaatgaaaataaaaatctgcttGCATGCTACTTTAATAGCATACATTGTATGTGTACATTTGTTCTTTACCacaaatgataaaacaaaaaagaaaaaacgaaaAGGACATGCGATGGaaggtttaaataaaaataaaaaaacctctgCCAAACACTGTCTCAAACCCACAGTAATCTGGGGTTTTAGTAGTCTCGATTACCCAGAAAATAACTAGATATATTCAGTCTTGAGAGAAGGTGAGAAGTCTAATGTTTATAAAACTAAAATCTTCTATGAAAACTCAGGATTCACAGTGTCTCATCAGGCATGCGATGTTACGCAAGACCTGTATTGGTTGTGTTAAGTCCACTGGATATAGTTTCATATCCTACGGAGACGAGTGTTAAAACGCTGCTTTCCATCTCTGTGGACTGCTGAACTTCAGGAACAACTGAATCCATCCTCATTTGTTTTCCTTTCTTCCGTCCCCGTTTGCCCTTTTCTTTAGGTTTGCCATCTTCTGTGGCGGCTTTGGGCTTACGGTTGCGTTTTCGGATCCTTCTCGCTGGAGGTTCCGGTTTGGGGTCCGTGTTCCCCGAGAGGATTCGTATTTGTCGGTCGATGACGCTATCTATGATATCAAGAGCTACATCCATCATCCCATTACCAAGGCCATGCGTAACATTGGAGAACAAGCGCGTATTCAGAGGGTCGTTAAAAATCTTGCGCATCTCCTCAAGATAGTTCctgtttaaaaacattaagaaaataaaaatccgTTTTAGAATCAAAGCAGAAGcatttaggctgcatttacacagcaggTCAcgatggtcaattctgattttgtggctgtatctgattttttttgatgacctgctaacatcattttaaaagtgactcgtatccgattgtCTGTATTTACATGGCACAGggcaaaaggtgcaaaaaaaaaaaaaaaaagagcgagccggattgacagctgataataaCAGAGCGCTCCTTTCTCCGTTCCTGTATTTAATCTCTttgcagtgttttattttttttattctttttgacaagttgttttactatagtttatcacagaaaagttctcatttggccctcttcttttaatctaggcctttttaaacccttaggcatcttaatgtaatgtccatggtgtgATTTATGCTAGTTTTAGTCTAGCCTATATTGGTTGAGCATGGTGGacggtctctctctttctcggtAACATGCTTGAATacttgtgctatatgacaatataaaagctgtttaagtcctaaTATTTAAGACtcaaggtttgggactctgctgaagtctgttctgaaataaaAGCGTCAGAGTTTATGTCATTCGCTATCTTTTTTAATGACGCACAACTCGCATTGatgtgaaaatccgatctacctgcttacactgcaaacATGAagacagatccgattcatattgaataaatttccacatataaacaaggcctgaatctgatttgagtaaatcaaaATCTGTGtgatttttttcctgcttacataTACACGGGCCATATCCAATCTGTGCCACGttggagaaggaaaaaaaattggaattgggtcacttgaagtgaaccatgcagtgtaaatgcagccttagtggtCTTTCTGTGGGCCATCAAATACTTTACCTTGTTTCAATGATTTTTGACCAGTGCTGCACCTGATTCGTTTCAGGTAGCAACTGTTTTGCCATATTCTCGTAGTCGACATACTGCAGTGCAAAATCCTTCATGTCCTTGCAAAGAGCCGCTGTGTCACCTGAAcagaataaaaatagatttttatacaaCCTTATGTCCAAAATTCATTCATGATATTAAATGGAGAGTTTGCTTAAAATGGAAAATCATAAATTACGAACCCTCATGTCTTTCCAAACCCGTATGACTTAAGGCTCTGATTTACTTCAAGCTAAATCAAAAGGAAAAAAAGGTGTGACATAGGCCCAATTCCACCCCTTGGCCCTTACCCTTAACCCTCGTTTTGcattcatgtgaaggggtaggggtgtcccaattctctttagcttgaaggcgtagggctaaggggaagggctagataccccttcaaaCGAACATTTTTCAGGACCACTCGAAACCAAGGAGTTTGAAAATTTCCCataatacaccatctacaacagcagaatggctgcacacggaagtaaggagatgcacaaattagtatttctttgtcattattacaaatttttacaacaaacaagcacatgttttaataactTCAAAACTGCTTTCCTGTTTTACTtaaaaatatgccaaaataaaaaatgcaaaattttgcgaactataatccataataataactcctgtatagcagtcctaaaacattctgtcactcaatgactcttgaataccctgtcagaaaagtctcgtggctgggaatgacctttttgcAGTGTCTGctaaaatgttaatgttgtttttgtgcgtTTACATAGATGattatggccacagtgtaaatgcacagtacagttatgatcttcttgccacattatatcatcatgataacatgatatcgttgccttcagtgatttcctaaagataaatacaaaaaattaacgCAAatagaataactacagcagttgcgatcttctgatctcatataaagcaagagattgtgatgacatCTGATGATGTgggcaggtgttgtagtggtgtcccatttcttagaggtatattttgaagcccttccccttcacactctgtttcaagggccaaggggaaggggtacaaaatacttttttttttaataattattttttagtggttttcacctttatttttaggacagtggagatatagagactggaaagtgtggggagcagagataggggaaggatcagcaaaggacctcaagacgggaatcgaactcgagtcgctgcgagcacctcgctgctatgtgtcgacgcactaaccactaggctgttGGCACCGACAGGGTACAAAAATTTAATTGGAATTGGGCCATACACAAGAccaaatgctaaggatttttttctaaatagttaaaataaccattaaaaacaattatttttgtaaGGAAGGTAATTAACacatattggtaaatagagttaataaacaAACTTTTGTTAAAGCATTTACTGAGATGAAATGttagtgattggatgggtgtCAGCCCGATTGGGTATCTTTACATGGACAGagaaaaattaaaacctgtttaaaataatttaattaaaataattaagacctacaacacaatatttcagcgAATTTAAGCGTTTTTAAGtcctaaaattaatattatttttttaaattaagacataggcggcacagtggctcagttgttagcactgtcacctcacagcaagaaggtcgctggttcaagtcccggccttgccagttgccatttctgtgtggagtttgcatggtctccatgtgtttgcgtgggtttcccccgggttctccggtttcccctacagtccaaagaaatgctctATAcgggaactgaataaactaaactggctgtagtgtatgattgtgtgtgaatgagagtgtgtttgggtgtttcccagcactgggttgcagctgcaatggcattcgctgcgtaaaacatatgctggaatagttggtggttcattctgctgtaggctgaagtaaaatgaatgaaaacttaagactttttaaaaccctgCGGATACCCTGATATCATTGTGCAAAACTAATTCAAGTTATTCTAAAGAATCCTAAGAATTCTGAAGCACCCACACTTTTACTTTTAAGTCATACGGGTTTGCAACAACATGAATTCTTAACGAGTACATTTAGTACATTTCCCAGACTTACCTTCAGTTAGTTTGGAAAAAGAACTGGACACTGCTGTATTTGTGCTTGGTGAAAGTCCAAAAACATTTAGAGACTCCAAGAGAGTTTTCTTACTAGCTGGGCCTCGACTCACTCTGGTGTAGGCAGCCAGAGATCGAAGAGACATCTTCTCAGGAGGCTCTAGTCTCCTCTTCACCTCCTCGTAATGGATCTGGTACTTGCGAGCCTTTGAGCTCTTCATGTTCGGGTCCAGCAGGGAAGCCACCTCTGCAAACGGGACCTGCAGCGAGTTCACAGCACCACCTTGAGACGGTGCAGCGCTTTGGCCTTCTGATGGACCTTGTGTTAACATGTGGCCTTGAGGTGGAATATGAGTCTGCGCTTCCACATGGACTTGCGGAGGAGTCTGCAGATGCGGAGCAGGCTGGATGTGCGACTGAGTCTGGATGTGAGTTGGCATGTGGACGTGAGACTGCATCGTGTGCGGTACAGCCTGACAGGAGACTTCTTGGGGCAGCACATGCTGTGTGATGATTTGGGCGATGTTTTGAGGTTGTGGTTGGGGCTGGTACATGGTTATAATAGGGTTTGCGACTGAGACATGGACAACTTCGGTGTTCTGGGGAACAGCAGACATGTGCATTCCTGCAGACGGATCCATCTTTTCCTTCTCACCAGCACAATTGTTTTAATGAAATCTGTATCTGTAACAAGGAAGAAAAtagatattaaaatataaattatacatatattaaatattttgtatgtagttttatattttataagtaGTGGTTAATAAGGGGATAAAATAATTCAAGAAATGTTATTGTACTGCAATTTattgacatgtttttttaaaaattacccaAATAAACTCAATAATCGACCAACTGAAtgttcaaattcattcattcattcatttttttttacttagtccctttattaaccccgggtcgccacagcggaatgaaccgccaacttatccagcacatgtttttacgcagcagatacccttccagccgcaacccagcactggcaaacacctatacacttgcattcacactcatacactatggaaaatttagcttacccaatttacctagagcacatctttggactgtggggaaaaccagagcactcttacgaaacccacgcaaacacggggagaacatgcaaactccacacagaaatgccaactgatccagcaggggctcgaaccagcgaccttcttgctgtgaggtgatcgtgctgcCCACTGCACTATGGTGCATGATACTGCACCTTTAGTAAAGCTTCaggcaagaaaaaataaatatatatttatattgtttaggTCTGATAATTGGTTGTTATGTGTTCTTTTAACAATCAGTATTTATGGccaatttaacacatttaactaATTTATATTTACCATAGTctgtttacaaaaaataaaggttttaatttaatgatgttttagttttaataatttgtaattattattacattctACTGAATGTTGTCCCTGTGGGTTGTTGCAACCGTCCTCCGCTTTCAGTTGCAACGTTTGACTTTGTATATATTGTCATATCTATATAGCAATGTGGATGGGTGTCTGATAGATGTGggtttataatataaaaaattgagTTTCTTTCACATAAAAAATGTCTCTGAGAAACTAAAGGAAATTCAAAAAGTGTTGCAATTGTCCCCACTCTCCCCTATATAACACGATATTGGAGGAGGTATAGTTATTGGGGgaaataaataatgtttgattACGTATGGTTTTCTTATGTTTACACCACTTTCATGTGGTATGTATTGAATTTTAGTTGCTAAATTCATAACATATTTATAGTATTAATTCATTACATTTAAGCCACAAGAAAAGTAGGTATTGCTTTTATTGTCACTTTATAATTGACTTTCAGACAAAAAagacatttgtttttgttattgtatttatttcgcCAAAGTTCATACCAATTATCGCCAAAGTTCATACCATAAAGatgttttgatattttatttgcacaaaaaaaatcattaataccgatacaaaaataacaaagtaaagaGCATGCATTTCGATCTTATTGTTGCACTGATGATCAAAACTTAAACATTCATTAATATTTGGTCGACAGGAGCGCACATGACGTTTTTGACAGCGTCCCATCAGCGCGAGACGGCTGAAGTTTGGAGCGCGTGCACGTGAGCGCGCGACGGTATGTTTCTTCTACACACTGCGTTAAACAACACAGTTCATAAAAAATGGGGTGCAGAATATGCTTTTGGCAAAGTACAAGTATGTGATATAATGTTATGTTTACTTCGCATTTTGAgaatgcatatgtgcataaagtGCACAAGTCAGTGCTGATTTGAAGAGGACAGATAATCTACTTGTTTTGATGAATTGTAGGACAGGCCAAAGCCACCATTATGTTTGAAACGTGATATTCCACCGTATTCATGTGCTCAAAAGAGTCCAAAGCTCGGTTATATTTGGACTGTTCTGGTTACGAATGCCAACCTTCAATCGGACACAAGTTACTGACAGTATTCTTACTTACCGCTCAATGGTTAGAGTCGTATTTAAACCTTACTGATCCTAGAACAGTCCATGGCGAGCCGATCGAAGGTCCCCTTCTTCACCGATCCTATTTCGGCGGATTGCAAATCAGCAGATGAGGCACAGACGCCATAGCTGGCGGAGCTCGAACGCTCATTGGCCAAAGTCACTGTCGATCATATTCATCTTTAGTGCTTATTCGACGAGGCATG contains:
- the si:ch73-127m5.2 gene encoding uncharacterized protein LOC561202 → MDPSAGMHMSAVPQNTEVVHVSVANPIITMYQPQPQPQNIAQIITQHVLPQEVSCQAVPHTMQSHVHMPTHIQTQSHIQPAPHLQTPPQVHVEAQTHIPPQGHMLTQGPSEGQSAAPSQGGAVNSLQVPFAEVASLLDPNMKSSKARKYQIHYEEVKRRLEPPEKMSLRSLAAYTRVSRGPASKKTLLESLNVFGLSPSTNTAVSSSFSKLTEGDTAALCKDMKDFALQYVDYENMAKQLLPETNQVQHWSKIIETRNYLEEMRKIFNDPLNTRLFSNVTHGLGNGMMDVALDIIDSVIDRQIRILSGNTDPKPEPPARRIRKRNRKPKAATEDGKPKEKGKRGRKKGKQMRMDSVVPEVQQSTEMESSVLTLVSVGYETISSGLNTTNTGLA